In Stigmatopora argus isolate UIUO_Sarg chromosome 10, RoL_Sarg_1.0, whole genome shotgun sequence, the following proteins share a genomic window:
- the LOC144083370 gene encoding high affinity cationic amino acid transporter 1-like yields the protein MNDTLYVFFCRFRRMCTGLVIKVTFAGGLCFLKRAPTKLSSLSASQNKTEIFLGLSNVKSKARRRQLAGAMIRASLKRLCRVKEVDPSDDTRLLRCLNTCDLVVLGVGSTLGAGVYVVAGSVAKAASGPAIVLSFLIAAVASILAGLCYAEFGARAPKTGSAYLYTYVTAGELLAFVTGWSLLISYAIGTSSVAKTWSTTFDMLIGGPIRKWSVENVPLNSDALAEYPDFLSVVLVIILTGLLCLGVKESALVGKVFTSVNMVVLIFVMVGGVLKGDLKNWSVNPDDVLAAANSTAQLSLKKSLGAGGFMPFGWTGVFSGAATCFYAFIGFECIATSGEEVKNPQKAIPVSIVSSLLICLLMYLGVSGALTALMPYYLLDERSPLPVAFSHVGWPMATNAVAAGSLCALSTSLLGAMFPMPRVVWAMAEDGLLFGFLRNVNERTKTPLVATVVSGVIAATTALLFNLKDLVDLMSIGALVAYTVVAACVVVLRYKPDRMASYEMSAAATDADTEGDVGVRQKDGLSATVRWLLLRPDKEPTPRSGFAVVVCTVILVALALVFSVVAVTIREAAWTPAFLAGVAAASVAVTAVVWRQPQNKAKLSFKVPLVPFMPLVSMMINTYLMVQLLTGPYLHYATCMSIGLLIYFSYGFRHSAQGQLDRLYGNQLDGRGDQI from the exons ATGAATGACacgttgtatgtttttttttgtaggtttCGTCGAATGTGTACTGGATTAGTGATAAAAGTAACTTTCGCAGGCGGGCTCTGCTTCTTAAAGAGGGCGCCAACAAAACTTTCTTCACTTTCTGCAAGTCAAAATAAGACCGAAATCTTCTTGGGTTTGTCTAATGTCAAAAGTAAG GCGAGAAGAAGGCAGCTGGCAGGCGCAATGATTCGGGCGTCCCTGAAGCGCTTGTGCCGCGTCAAGGAGGTGGACCCGAGCGACGACACGCGACTGTTGCGCTGCCTCAACACCTGCGACCTGGTGGTGCTGGGCGTGGGCAGCACGCTGGGCGCCGGCGTCTACGTGGTGGCCGGCAGCGTGGCCAAGGCGGCCTCGGGCCCCGCCATCGTCCTGTCCTTCCTCATCGCCGCCGTGGCCTCCATCCTGGCCGGCCTGTGCTACGCAGAGTTCGGCGCCCGGGCGCCCAAAACCGGCTCCGCCTACCTGTACACCTACGTGACGGCCGGAGAGTTGCTGGCCTTTGTCACGGGCTGGAGCCTCCTCATCTCCTATGCCATCG GTACGTCAAGCGTGGCCAAAACGTGGAGCACCACCTTCGATATGCTCATCGGAGGCCCAATCCGGAAGTGGAGCGTGGAGAACGTCCCGCTGAACTCGGACGCCCTGGCAGAATACCCGGACTTTTTGTCCGTCGTGCTCGTCATCATTTTGACAG GCCTGCTTTGCCTGGGAGTGAAAGAGTCGGCGCTGGTGGGCAAAGTGTTCACCAGCGTCAACATGGTCGTTCTGATTTTCGTCATGGTGGGCGGGGTGCTCAAGGGCGACCTGAAAAACTGGAGCGTCAACCCCGACGACGTCCTCGCCGCCGCCAA TTCCACAGCTCAGTTGTCTCTAAAGAAAAGTCTGGGTGCGGGGGGCTTTATGCCTTTCGGCTGGACGGGGGTCTTCTCGGGGGCCGCCACCTGCTTCTACGCCTTCATTGGCTTCGAATGTATTGCCACTTCAG GCGAGGAGGTGAAGAACCCGCAGAAGGCCATCCCGGTGAGCATCGTGAGCTCGCTGCTCATCTGCCTGCTCATGTACCTGGGCGTGTCGGGCGCCCTGACCGCCCTCATGCCCTACTACCTGCTGGACGAGCGCAGCCCGCTGCCCGTGGCCTTCAGCCACGTGGGCTGGCCCATGGCCACCAACGCCGTGGCCGCCGGCTCCCTCTGCGCCCTCTCCACCAG CTTGCTGGGGGCCATGTTCCCCATGCCCAGAGTGGTTTGGGCCATGGCGGAAGACGGCCTGCTCTTCGGTTTCTTGAGAAACGTCAACGAGCGCACCAAGACGCCGCTGGTGGCCACCGTGGTGTCGGGCGTCATCGCAG CCACCACGGCCCTGCTCTTCAACCTGAAAGATCTGGTGGATCTCATGTCCATCGGCGCTCTGGTGGCGTACACGGTGGTGGCCGCCTGCGTGGTGGTGCTCAG GTACAAGCCGGACAGGATGGCCAGCTACGAGATGAGCGCCGCGGCCACGGACGCGGACACCGAGGGGGACGTCGGGGTGCGCCAAAAAGACGGCTTGAGCGCCACCGTGCGCTGGCTCCTTCTCCGACCCGACAAGGAGCCCACTCCTCGCTCCGGCTTCGCCGTGGTGGTGTGCACCGTCATCCTCG TGGCGTTGGCGCTCGTCTTTAGCGTGGTGGCCGTGACCATCAGGGAGGCGGCGTGGACTCCCGCCTTTTTGGCCGGCGTGGCGGCGGCCAGCGTGGCCGTCACGGCGGTGGTGTGGAGGCAACCGCAGAACAAGGCCAAGCTCAGCTTCAAA GTCCCTCTGGTGCCCTTCATGCCTCTGGTGAGCATGATGATTAACACCTACCTGATGGTCCAGCTCCTGACAGGACCGTACCTGCATTACGCCACCTGCATGTCTATAG GTTTGCTGATCTACTTCAGCTACGGCTTTCGTCACAGCGCGCAAGGGCAGCTGGACAGGCTTTACGGAAACCAACTGGACGGGCGGGGAGACCAAATCTGA
- the mtus2b gene encoding microtubule-associated tumor suppressor candidate 2 homolog encodes METTEEPIRDPAPPSRNDNAPSDGNANDVPASGAPSRTVVRGTDSACDDPELAEFEMLECQELEAYVAEDFVGLRERGEEAPPTAEGPPPTPDNREPARNSGPTPQSRADLNSNAARDRASATRERNRINERKSRAARDGVPNGQGGSPAKAKSIQVKKQGSLDQSPKKSNSLERSFKQLSSEYTAKKQLSFDASRESVCRASSLDRRKPWVNSGRPPVSPAKVPGLPAAKSKPGWGCSGIPKPVAPLQKEGDVGRCSPPPPKNKNIRPKIITSVRKNPQRGDVHRPGHDEGPHERASRGSRPQLGLGAVTRQPAAGARLQAAARKSSPGAPGAPGQASAGPESSPGKPPAKWGQSGLRPPGFSAKSAGIVRSLSSMSSDGYACRSPQPLRRESSKESQTVSALMSSPLKSVVVSPKPQFPVAMATDSATTAAGRSQEADRALIKLLRERCEQQARRLRGLQAQLARAWLCSDVFSVATQHFCRRSESAAVREEELARELARIRDEVAFSVSHWEQLQREKEAAERRFRAELGGLRAEQRLQLGALEKRLRARHAAEARDLRALQRARLHDLRVQQRQQMDEMKENHQASLAEMETAQNDALATLREEHARTVKNLTMAHEQQRKSLEEEFEKIRLSLQDQVDMLTFQNRSLRDRAERFEQALRKSTDEQIVDALAPYKHIEEDLKSLKEVLEMKNQQIHLQDLKITELEKIAQKNVHLEERVQVLQQQNEDLKERIDKNLAVSRQLSEENANLQVHAEKESTEKKRLSRTNEELLWRLQTGELSPRMSPGGSLGGSPVHRASESPARRPHSCHQ; translated from the exons ATGGAAACGACCGAGGAGCCGATACGCGATCCGGCTCCGCCGTCGCGCAACGACAACGCGCCGTCCGACGGGAACGCCAACGACGTCCCGGCGAGCGGCGCCCCGTCGCGGACGGTCGTCCGGGGAACGGACTCTGCATGCGACGATCCCGAGCTGGCCGAGTTCGAGATGCTGGAGTGCCAGGAGCTGGAGGCCTACGTGGCCGAGGACTTTGTGGGGCTGAGGGAGCGCGGCGAGGAAGCGCCTCCGACCGCCGAGGGACCGCCTCCGACCCCGGACAACCGGGAGCCCGCCCGAAACTCGGGGCCGACCCCGCAGTCCCGCGCGGATCTCAACTCCAACGCCGCTCGGGATCGGGCCTCGGCGACGCGGGAACGAAACCGGATCAACGAGCGCAAGAGCCGAGCGGCGAGGGACGGCGTCCCAAACGGCCAAGGCGGGAGCCCCGCAAAAGCCAAATCCATCCAAGTGAAGAAACAAGGCTCCCTTGATCAGTCCCCGAAAAAGAGCAACTCTTTGGAGAGGAGCTTCAAGCAGCTCTCCTCGGAGTACACGGCCAAAAAGCAGCTCTCCTTCGACGCTTCCCGGGAAAGCGTCTGCCGAGCTTCCAGTCTGGACCGGCGGAAGCCCTGGGTGAACTCGGGGCGACCTCCCGTCTCGCCGGCCAAGGTCCCGGGCCTCCCGGCGGCCAAGAGCAAGCCGGGCTGGGGCTGCAGCGGGATCCCCAAACCCGTGGCCCCCCTGCAAAAAGAGGGCGACGTGGGAAGATGTTCTCCTCCTCCCCCGAAGAACAAAAACATCCGTCCGAAAATCATCACCTCCGTTCGCAAGAACCCTCAACGGGGTGACGTGCATCGACCTGGACACGATGAAGGACCTCACGAG CGGGCGTCCAGGGGAAGCAGGCCTCAGCTGGGCCTGGGCGCCGTCACCAGACAACCCGCCGCCGGAGCCCGACTTCAAGCGGCCGCTCGCAAGTCGTCGCCGGGAGCTCCCGGGGCGCCGGGGCAAGCTTCGG CTGGTCCAGAGAGTTCTCCCGGGAAGCCGCCGGCCAAGTGGGGCCAAAGCGGTCTGCGGCCCCCGGGCTTCTCCGCCAAAAGCGCGGGCATCGTGAGGAGCTTGTCGTCCATGTCCAGCGACGGTTACGCTTGCCGCAGCCCCCAGC CTTTGCGAAGAGAGAGCTCAAAGGAGTCCCAAACCGTGTCGGCCCTCATGTCCTCCCCCCTAAAAAGTGTGGTGGTTTCGCCCAAGCCTCAATTCCCCG ttgccatggcaactgaCTCCG caaccaCCGCCGCCGGGCGCTCCCAGGAAGCGGACCGGGCCCTGATCAAGCTGCTGAGGGAGCGCTGCGAGCAGCAGGCCCGCCGGCTGCGAGGCCTGCAGGCGCAGCTGGCTCGGGCCTGGCTGTGCTCCGACGTCTTCTCCGTCGCCACGCAGCACTTCTGCCGCCGG AGCGAAAGCGCGGCCGTGAGGGAGGAGGAACTGGCCCGCGAGCTCGCCCGGATCAGGGATGAAGTTG CTTTCAGCGTGTCCCACTGGGAGCAGCTGCAGCGGGAGAAGGAGGCGGCGGAGCGCCGTTTCCGGGCGGAGCTCGGGGGCCTGCGGGCCGAGCAGCGGCTCCAGCTGGGGGCGCTGGAGAAGCGGCTGAGGGCCCGCCACGCCGCCGAGGCCCGCGACCTCAGGGCCCTCCAGCGGGCGCGACTCCACGACCTCAGGGTGCAGCAGCGTCAACAG ATGGACGAGATGAAGGAGAACCACCAGGCGTCACTGGCCGAGATGGAGACGGCCCAAAACGACGCGTTGGCCACATTGCGGGAGGAGCACGCCCGCACCGTCAAAA ATTTGACGATGGCTCACGAGCAGCAGAGGAAGTCTCTGGAGGAGGAGTTTGAGAAGATCCGCCTTTCCTTGCAG GATCAAGTGGACATGCTGACCTTCCAGAACCGAAGCCTTCGGGACCGAGCCGAACGTTTCGAGCAGGCTCTCCGCAAGAGCACGGACGAGCAGATAGTG GACGCGCTGGCGCCGTACAAACACATCGAGGAGGACCTGAAGAGCCTGAAGGAGGTCCTGGAGATGAAGAACCAGCAGATCCACCTGCAGGATCTCAAGATCACCGAGTTGGAGAAAATA GCCCAAAAGAACGTTCACCTGGAGGAGCGGGTGCAGGTCTTGCAGCAGCAGAACGAGGACCTGAAAGAGCGGATCGACAAGAACCTCGCCGTGTCCAG gCAACTTTCGGAAGAAAACGCCAACCTTCAGGTGCACGCCGAGAAGGAGAGCACGGAGAAGAAGCGTCTGAGCCGCACCAACGAGGAGCTCCTCTGGCGCCTGCAGACGGGCGAGCTCAGCCCCCGCATGTCGCCCGGCGGCTCGCTCGGCGGCTCGCCCGTCCACCGGGCGTCCGAATCCCCCGCCCGCCGCCCGCACTCCTGCCACCAGTGA
- the stoml3a gene encoding stomatin (EPB72)-like 3a: protein MATQGKLDITSADEAQDKSSGKLGCFGWILVVISLLFIGVTFPLTIFMCVKIVQEYERAVIFRLGRIIDRKAKGPGLFFVIPCTDDFVKVDLRTVSFDIPPQEVLTKDSVTACVDGVVYFRICCPISSVANVSDAHSSTRLLAQTTLRNALGTKNLADLLADREGISLDMQQTLDEATDAWGIKVERVEIKDIKLPQQMQRAMAAEAEAGREARAKMIAAEGEMKASRALKEAALVMGEAPAAMQLRYLQTLAAIAGENNSTVIFPLPIDLLRGFLDGK, encoded by the exons ATGGCGACGCAAGGAAAGCTGGATATCACCTCGGCGGACGAGGCGCAAG ACAAGAGCTCGGGCAAACTGGGCTGCTTCGGCTGGATCTTGGTGGTCATTTCCCTGCTCTTCATCGGCGTCACCTTCCCGCTGACCATCTTCATGTGTGTCAAG ATAGTTCAGGAATACGAGCGCGCCGTCATCTTCAGGCTGGGTCGGATTATCGACAGGAAGGCCAAAGGACCGG GACTTTTCTTCGTCATCCCTTGCACGGACGACTTTGTCAAAGTGGACCTGAGGACCGTGTCCTTTGACATCCCGCCACAAGAG GTCCTGACCAAGGACTCGGTGACGGCGTGCGTGGACGGCGTGGTGTACTTCCGCATATGCTGCCCCATCTCGTCGGTGGCCAACGTGAGCGACGCGCACTCGTCCACGCGCCTGCTGGCCCAGACCACGCTCAGGAACGCGCTGGGGACCAAGAACCTGGCCGACCTGCTGGCCGACCGAGAGGGCATCTCGCTGGACATGCAG CAAACGTTGGACGAGGCCACGGACGCCTGGGGCATCAAGGTGGAGCGGGTGGAGATCAAGGACATCAAGCTGCCTCAGCAGATGCAGCGGGCCATGGCGGCCGAGGCCGAGGCGGGACGGGAGGCCCGCGCCAAG ATGATCGCGGCGGAGGGAGAGATGAAGGCGTCGCGGGCCCTGAAGGAGGCGGCCCTGGTCATGGGCGAGGCGCCGGCGGCCATGCAGCTGCGCTACCTGCAGACGCTGGCCGCCATCGCCGGCGAGAACAACTCCACCGTGATCTTCCCGCTTCCCATCGACTTGCTGCGGGGCTTCCTGGACGGGAAGTGA
- the slc25a15a gene encoding solute carrier family 25 member 15a isoform X1, with protein MALHPMVQAIIDFTAGAAGGTACVLSGQPLDTVKVKMQTFPGMYRGPAHCLAYTWRQVGLRGLYKGTAPALLANIGENSVLFLGYGFCQDAIRWLADVDAGRGLGDVQKAMAGSLASFFSSLVLCPTELVKCRLQAMLEMEASGKMARGQQRKGVDGGQVGAGERRPAGFLPRADVLPGPGVPRLLLLLRSLRTQPLHLRPSHGDGQGRHRNAGADAERRSGRRLPLARHLSHRLRQVQDPGTLHGREAGGLPQDLPGHRTQRGRGGALLGPEHHHDPHLPRQRRPLLGLRVHAEVDDGGGGGLKRTPSIALCFVRPPFGAIHRSNLLTLNYSTLASCSYSVVCDRATSSKSPRLFCAVKYFQHLLSLSNENGKINHDQTALLSTGILQTNKVTEGEASVGLRQPGGQPAWIIHDSPGD; from the exons ATGGCCCTCCATCCCATGGTGCAAGCCATCATTGACTTCACGGCAGGAGCAGCAG GCGGCACGGCGTGCGTGCTGAGCGGGCAGCCGCTGGACACGGTCAAGGTGAAGATGCAGACCTTCCCCGGCATGTACCGGGGCCCCGCCCACTGCCTGGCGTACACCTGGAGGCAGGTGGGCCTGCGCGGCCTGTACAAGGGCACCGCCCCGGCGCTGCTCGCCAACATCGGCGAGAACTCCGTGCTCTTTCTCGGCTACGGCTTCTGCCAAGACGCCATCCGCTGGCTGGCCGACGTGGACGCCGGCCGAGGACTCGG CGACGTGCAGAAAGCCATGGCCGGTTCCCTGGCCTCCTTCTTCTCGTCGTTGGTGCTGTGCCCCACCGAGCTGGTCAAGTGCCGCCTGCAGGCCATGCTGGAGATGGAGGCGTCGGGCAAGATGGCGCGGGGACAGCAGAG GAAGGGTGTGGACGGTGGTCAAGTCGGTGCTGGAGAGAGACGGCCCGCTGGGTTTCTACCAAGGGCTGACGTCCTCCCTGGTCCGGGAGTTCCCCGGTTACTTCTGCTTCTTCGGAGCTTACGAACTCAGCCGCTCCACCTTCGCCCGTCACATGGGGACGGACAAGGAAGGCATCG GAACGCCGGCGCTGATGCTGAGCGGCGGTCTGGCCGGCGCTTGCCTCTGGCTCGCCATCTATCCCATCGACTGCGTCAAGTCCAGGATCCAGGTACACTCCATGGTCGGGAGGCAGGAGGGCTTCCTCAAGACCTTCCTGGGCATCGTACGCAACGAGG GCGTGGGGGCGCTTTACTCGGGCCTGAGCACCACCATGATCCGCACCTTCCCCGCCAACGGCGCCCTCTTCTGGGCTTACGAGTTCACGCGGAAGTGGATGATGGAGGCGGCGGGGGCCTGAAGCGGACCCCATCAATCGCCCTTTGCTTTGTGCGCCCTCCCTTTGGCGCCATTCACCGGTCTAATCTTTTAACGCTAAATTATTCTACGCTTGCTTCATGTTCGTATTCCGTCGTGTGCGATCGAGCTACCTCGTCGAAGTCACCCCGACTGTTTTGTGCtgtgaaatattttcaacatctTTTAAGTTTGTCAAatgaaaatggcaaaataaaCCATGACCaaacagccttactatctaCGGGCATTTTGCAAACAAATAAGGTGACGGAGGGAGAGGCCAGTGTCGGTTTACGCCAACCAGGCGGCCAGCCGGCGTGGATTATTCATGACTCACCCGGTGACTAA
- the slc25a15a gene encoding solute carrier family 25 member 15a isoform X3: MALHPMVQAIIDFTAGAAGGTACVLSGQPLDTVKVKMQTFPGMYRGPAHCLAYTWRQVGLRGLYKGTAPALLANIGENSVLFLGYGFCQDAIRWLADVDAGRGLGDVQKAMAGSLASFFSSLVLCPTELVKCRLQAMLEMEASGKMARGQQRVWTVVKSVLERDGPLGFYQGLTSSLVREFPGYFCFFGAYELSRSTFARHMGTDKEGIGTPALMLSGGLAGACLWLAIYPIDCVKSRIQVHSMVGRQEGFLKTFLGIVRNEGDGGRGQCRFTPTRRPAGVDYS; encoded by the exons ATGGCCCTCCATCCCATGGTGCAAGCCATCATTGACTTCACGGCAGGAGCAGCAG GCGGCACGGCGTGCGTGCTGAGCGGGCAGCCGCTGGACACGGTCAAGGTGAAGATGCAGACCTTCCCCGGCATGTACCGGGGCCCCGCCCACTGCCTGGCGTACACCTGGAGGCAGGTGGGCCTGCGCGGCCTGTACAAGGGCACCGCCCCGGCGCTGCTCGCCAACATCGGCGAGAACTCCGTGCTCTTTCTCGGCTACGGCTTCTGCCAAGACGCCATCCGCTGGCTGGCCGACGTGGACGCCGGCCGAGGACTCGG CGACGTGCAGAAAGCCATGGCCGGTTCCCTGGCCTCCTTCTTCTCGTCGTTGGTGCTGTGCCCCACCGAGCTGGTCAAGTGCCGCCTGCAGGCCATGCTGGAGATGGAGGCGTCGGGCAAGATGGCGCGGGGACAGCAGAG GGTGTGGACGGTGGTCAAGTCGGTGCTGGAGAGAGACGGCCCGCTGGGTTTCTACCAAGGGCTGACGTCCTCCCTGGTCCGGGAGTTCCCCGGTTACTTCTGCTTCTTCGGAGCTTACGAACTCAGCCGCTCCACCTTCGCCCGTCACATGGGGACGGACAAGGAAGGCATCG GAACGCCGGCGCTGATGCTGAGCGGCGGTCTGGCCGGCGCTTGCCTCTGGCTCGCCATCTATCCCATCGACTGCGTCAAGTCCAGGATCCAGGTACACTCCATGGTCGGGAGGCAGGAGGGCTTCCTCAAGACCTTCCTGGGCATCGTACGCAACGAGG GTGACGGAGGGAGAGGCCAGTGTCGGTTTACGCCAACCAGGCGGCCAGCCGGCGTGGATTATTCATGA
- the slc25a15a gene encoding solute carrier family 25 member 15a isoform X4 has translation MALHPMVQAIIDFTAGAAGGTACVLSGQPLDTVKVKMQTFPGMYRGPAHCLAYTWRQVGLRGLYKGTAPALLANIGENSVLFLGYGFCQDAIRWLADVDAGRGLGDVQKAMAGSLASFFSSLVLCPTELVKCRLQAMLEMEASGKMARGQQRKGVDGGQVGAGERRPAGFLPRADVLPGPGVPRLLLLLRSLRTQPLHLRPSHGDGQGRHRNAGADAERRSGRRLPLARHLSHRLRQVQDPGTLHGREAGGLPQDLPGHRTQRG, from the exons ATGGCCCTCCATCCCATGGTGCAAGCCATCATTGACTTCACGGCAGGAGCAGCAG GCGGCACGGCGTGCGTGCTGAGCGGGCAGCCGCTGGACACGGTCAAGGTGAAGATGCAGACCTTCCCCGGCATGTACCGGGGCCCCGCCCACTGCCTGGCGTACACCTGGAGGCAGGTGGGCCTGCGCGGCCTGTACAAGGGCACCGCCCCGGCGCTGCTCGCCAACATCGGCGAGAACTCCGTGCTCTTTCTCGGCTACGGCTTCTGCCAAGACGCCATCCGCTGGCTGGCCGACGTGGACGCCGGCCGAGGACTCGG CGACGTGCAGAAAGCCATGGCCGGTTCCCTGGCCTCCTTCTTCTCGTCGTTGGTGCTGTGCCCCACCGAGCTGGTCAAGTGCCGCCTGCAGGCCATGCTGGAGATGGAGGCGTCGGGCAAGATGGCGCGGGGACAGCAGAG GAAGGGTGTGGACGGTGGTCAAGTCGGTGCTGGAGAGAGACGGCCCGCTGGGTTTCTACCAAGGGCTGACGTCCTCCCTGGTCCGGGAGTTCCCCGGTTACTTCTGCTTCTTCGGAGCTTACGAACTCAGCCGCTCCACCTTCGCCCGTCACATGGGGACGGACAAGGAAGGCATCG GAACGCCGGCGCTGATGCTGAGCGGCGGTCTGGCCGGCGCTTGCCTCTGGCTCGCCATCTATCCCATCGACTGCGTCAAGTCCAGGATCCAGGTACACTCCATGGTCGGGAGGCAGGAGGGCTTCCTCAAGACCTTCCTGGGCATCGTACGCAACGAGG GTGA
- the slc25a15a gene encoding solute carrier family 25 member 15a isoform X2, translating to MALHPMVQAIIDFTAGAAGGTACVLSGQPLDTVKVKMQTFPGMYRGPAHCLAYTWRQVGLRGLYKGTAPALLANIGENSVLFLGYGFCQDAIRWLADVDAGRGLGDVQKAMAGSLASFFSSLVLCPTELVKCRLQAMLEMEASGKMARGQQRVWTVVKSVLERDGPLGFYQGLTSSLVREFPGYFCFFGAYELSRSTFARHMGTDKEGIGTPALMLSGGLAGACLWLAIYPIDCVKSRIQVHSMVGRQEGFLKTFLGIVRNEGVGALYSGLSTTMIRTFPANGALFWAYEFTRKWMMEAAGA from the exons ATGGCCCTCCATCCCATGGTGCAAGCCATCATTGACTTCACGGCAGGAGCAGCAG GCGGCACGGCGTGCGTGCTGAGCGGGCAGCCGCTGGACACGGTCAAGGTGAAGATGCAGACCTTCCCCGGCATGTACCGGGGCCCCGCCCACTGCCTGGCGTACACCTGGAGGCAGGTGGGCCTGCGCGGCCTGTACAAGGGCACCGCCCCGGCGCTGCTCGCCAACATCGGCGAGAACTCCGTGCTCTTTCTCGGCTACGGCTTCTGCCAAGACGCCATCCGCTGGCTGGCCGACGTGGACGCCGGCCGAGGACTCGG CGACGTGCAGAAAGCCATGGCCGGTTCCCTGGCCTCCTTCTTCTCGTCGTTGGTGCTGTGCCCCACCGAGCTGGTCAAGTGCCGCCTGCAGGCCATGCTGGAGATGGAGGCGTCGGGCAAGATGGCGCGGGGACAGCAGAG GGTGTGGACGGTGGTCAAGTCGGTGCTGGAGAGAGACGGCCCGCTGGGTTTCTACCAAGGGCTGACGTCCTCCCTGGTCCGGGAGTTCCCCGGTTACTTCTGCTTCTTCGGAGCTTACGAACTCAGCCGCTCCACCTTCGCCCGTCACATGGGGACGGACAAGGAAGGCATCG GAACGCCGGCGCTGATGCTGAGCGGCGGTCTGGCCGGCGCTTGCCTCTGGCTCGCCATCTATCCCATCGACTGCGTCAAGTCCAGGATCCAGGTACACTCCATGGTCGGGAGGCAGGAGGGCTTCCTCAAGACCTTCCTGGGCATCGTACGCAACGAGG GCGTGGGGGCGCTTTACTCGGGCCTGAGCACCACCATGATCCGCACCTTCCCCGCCAACGGCGCCCTCTTCTGGGCTTACGAGTTCACGCGGAAGTGGATGATGGAGGCGGCGGGGGCCTGA